The Gasterosteus aculeatus chromosome 17, fGasAcu3.hap1.1, whole genome shotgun sequence genome includes a window with the following:
- the pmepa1 gene encoding protein TMEPAI isoform X3: protein MMVMVVVITCLLNHYRLSARSLLSGHTPARRRHLPLANEGSLWSSETTGTSSSLNEHQVYNPRPPDRGVHTSSLRREPQQTPTQAQSQTMSPSQNQTPLQCQRFQHTYAPSRFQPTYPYLPQSLIDLPPTICLSDGEEPPPYQGPCTLQLRDPEQQMELNRESVRAPPNRTVFDSHPIDRSSSCLQASLQAPPPSVHSGVSEASSRHQTQGPRVEGAPPTYSEVIGYYYHPTSLSHGHRSAPAPPPCSLMHGLLRPPPRQRAGPDRGNERNTKEKSQKPQQV, encoded by the exons atgatggtgatggtggtggtcatCACCTGTCTGCTGAACCACTACCGCCTGTCGGCGCGCTCCCTCCTGTCCGGACACACCCCCGCGCGCAGGAGACACCTGCCATTGGCCAAC gaGGGGAGTCTCTGGTCTTCTGAGACCACGGGGACAAGCAGCAGTCTAAACGAG CACCAGGTGTACAACCCCCGTCCTCCAGACAGAGGGGTCCACACGTCCTCCCTGCGGCGGGAGCCTCAGCAGACCCCGACCCAGGCCCagtcccagaccatgtccccgTCCCAGAACCAGACCCCGCTCCAGTGCCAGCGCTTCCAGCACACGTACGCCCCGAGTCGCTTCCAGCCGACCTACCCCTACCTGCCCCAGAGCCTCATCGATCTCCCCCCCACCATCTGCCTCTCGGACGGGGAGGAGCCCCCCCCGTACCAGGGACCCTGCACCCTGCAGCTCCGGGACCCGGAGCAACAGATGGAGCTGAACCGCGAGTCGGTCCGAGCGCCGCCCAACCGAACGGTGTTCGACTCGCACCCCATCGACAGGTCCAGCTCCTGTCTGCAGGCCAG TCTGCAGGCCCCTCCCCCCAGCGTCCACTCGGGCGTCAGCGAGGCCTCGTCCCGCCATCAGACGCAGGGCCCTCGGGTGGAAGGAGCTCCCCCGACCTACAGCGAGGTCATCGGGTACTACTACCACCCGACCTCCCTGAGCCACGGCCATCGCAGCGCGCCGGCCCCGCCCCCGTGCTCGCTCATGCACGGCCTGCTCCGGCCGCCGCCCCGGCAGCGGGCCGGCCCGGACCGCGGGAACGAGAGGAACACCAAGGAGAAATCCCAGAAGCCCCAGCAGGTCTGA
- the pmepa1 gene encoding protein TMEPAI isoform X1: MLNLMGVLNSTSANVSCTCNCQRITSLQSMEITQLEFVQILVIVVVMMVMVVVITCLLNHYRLSARSLLSGHTPARRRHLPLANEGSLWSSETTGTSSSLNEHQVYNPRPPDRGVHTSSLRREPQQTPTQAQSQTMSPSQNQTPLQCQRFQHTYAPSRFQPTYPYLPQSLIDLPPTICLSDGEEPPPYQGPCTLQLRDPEQQMELNRESVRAPPNRTVFDSHPIDRSSSCLQASLQAPPPSVHSGVSEASSRHQTQGPRVEGAPPTYSEVIGYYYHPTSLSHGHRSAPAPPPCSLMHGLLRPPPRQRAGPDRGNERNTKEKSQKPQQV; encoded by the exons ATGTTGAACTTGATGGGTGTTTTAAACTCCACCTCCGCCAATGTCTCCTGCACGTGTAACTGCCAGCGGATCACCTCCCTCCAGAGCATGGAGATCA CCCAGCTGGAGTTCGTCCAGATCCTGGTGATCGtcgtggtgatgatggtgatggtggtggtcatCACCTGTCTGCTGAACCACTACCGCCTGTCGGCGCGCTCCCTCCTGTCCGGACACACCCCCGCGCGCAGGAGACACCTGCCATTGGCCAAC gaGGGGAGTCTCTGGTCTTCTGAGACCACGGGGACAAGCAGCAGTCTAAACGAG CACCAGGTGTACAACCCCCGTCCTCCAGACAGAGGGGTCCACACGTCCTCCCTGCGGCGGGAGCCTCAGCAGACCCCGACCCAGGCCCagtcccagaccatgtccccgTCCCAGAACCAGACCCCGCTCCAGTGCCAGCGCTTCCAGCACACGTACGCCCCGAGTCGCTTCCAGCCGACCTACCCCTACCTGCCCCAGAGCCTCATCGATCTCCCCCCCACCATCTGCCTCTCGGACGGGGAGGAGCCCCCCCCGTACCAGGGACCCTGCACCCTGCAGCTCCGGGACCCGGAGCAACAGATGGAGCTGAACCGCGAGTCGGTCCGAGCGCCGCCCAACCGAACGGTGTTCGACTCGCACCCCATCGACAGGTCCAGCTCCTGTCTGCAGGCCAG TCTGCAGGCCCCTCCCCCCAGCGTCCACTCGGGCGTCAGCGAGGCCTCGTCCCGCCATCAGACGCAGGGCCCTCGGGTGGAAGGAGCTCCCCCGACCTACAGCGAGGTCATCGGGTACTACTACCACCCGACCTCCCTGAGCCACGGCCATCGCAGCGCGCCGGCCCCGCCCCCGTGCTCGCTCATGCACGGCCTGCTCCGGCCGCCGCCCCGGCAGCGGGCCGGCCCGGACCGCGGGAACGAGAGGAACACCAAGGAGAAATCCCAGAAGCCCCAGCAGGTCTGA
- the pmepa1 gene encoding protein TMEPAI isoform X2, producing the protein MQPSSGGHNHDTCVQAQLCAQLEFVQILVIVVVMMVMVVVITCLLNHYRLSARSLLSGHTPARRRHLPLANEGSLWSSETTGTSSSLNEHQVYNPRPPDRGVHTSSLRREPQQTPTQAQSQTMSPSQNQTPLQCQRFQHTYAPSRFQPTYPYLPQSLIDLPPTICLSDGEEPPPYQGPCTLQLRDPEQQMELNRESVRAPPNRTVFDSHPIDRSSSCLQASLQAPPPSVHSGVSEASSRHQTQGPRVEGAPPTYSEVIGYYYHPTSLSHGHRSAPAPPPCSLMHGLLRPPPRQRAGPDRGNERNTKEKSQKPQQV; encoded by the exons atgCAGCCGTCGTCAGGCGGCCACAACCATGACACGTGTGTCCAGGCGCAGCTGTGCG CCCAGCTGGAGTTCGTCCAGATCCTGGTGATCGtcgtggtgatgatggtgatggtggtggtcatCACCTGTCTGCTGAACCACTACCGCCTGTCGGCGCGCTCCCTCCTGTCCGGACACACCCCCGCGCGCAGGAGACACCTGCCATTGGCCAAC gaGGGGAGTCTCTGGTCTTCTGAGACCACGGGGACAAGCAGCAGTCTAAACGAG CACCAGGTGTACAACCCCCGTCCTCCAGACAGAGGGGTCCACACGTCCTCCCTGCGGCGGGAGCCTCAGCAGACCCCGACCCAGGCCCagtcccagaccatgtccccgTCCCAGAACCAGACCCCGCTCCAGTGCCAGCGCTTCCAGCACACGTACGCCCCGAGTCGCTTCCAGCCGACCTACCCCTACCTGCCCCAGAGCCTCATCGATCTCCCCCCCACCATCTGCCTCTCGGACGGGGAGGAGCCCCCCCCGTACCAGGGACCCTGCACCCTGCAGCTCCGGGACCCGGAGCAACAGATGGAGCTGAACCGCGAGTCGGTCCGAGCGCCGCCCAACCGAACGGTGTTCGACTCGCACCCCATCGACAGGTCCAGCTCCTGTCTGCAGGCCAG TCTGCAGGCCCCTCCCCCCAGCGTCCACTCGGGCGTCAGCGAGGCCTCGTCCCGCCATCAGACGCAGGGCCCTCGGGTGGAAGGAGCTCCCCCGACCTACAGCGAGGTCATCGGGTACTACTACCACCCGACCTCCCTGAGCCACGGCCATCGCAGCGCGCCGGCCCCGCCCCCGTGCTCGCTCATGCACGGCCTGCTCCGGCCGCCGCCCCGGCAGCGGGCCGGCCCGGACCGCGGGAACGAGAGGAACACCAAGGAGAAATCCCAGAAGCCCCAGCAGGTCTGA